In a genomic window of Chroicocephalus ridibundus chromosome 18, bChrRid1.1, whole genome shotgun sequence:
- the LOC134525070 gene encoding olfactory receptor 14A16-like: protein MSNGSSITHFLLLAFADTRELQLLHFWLFLSICLAALLGNGLIITAVACDHRLHTPMYFFLLNLALLDLGCISTTLPNAMASSLWNTRTISYLGCVAQLFLFSFLMSAEFYLLTVMAYDRYVAICKPLHYGSLLGSRACVHMAAAAWGTGFLSGLLHTANTFSLPLCQGNSLDQFFCEIPQILKVSCSQSYLREFWLLVVGACLILGCFVFIVVSYVQIFRVVLRIPSQQGRHKAFSTCLPHLVVVSLFISTATFAYLKPPSLFSPSLHLVVSVLYSVVPPAVNPLIYSVRNQELKDSLRKLINGSCTINSNLPPLLCIDPRV, encoded by the coding sequence atgtccaacggcagctccatcacccacttcctcctgctggcattcgcagacacgcgggagctgcagctcttgcacttctggctcttcctgtcCATctgcctggctgccctcctgggcaatggcctcatcatcactgccgtagcctgtgaccaccgcctccacacccccatgtacttcttcctcctcaacctcgccctcctcgacctgggctgcatctccaccactctgcccaatgCCATGGCCAGTTCCCTCTGGAACACCAGGACCATCTCCTACTTGGGATGTGTTgctcagctctttcttttttccttcttgatgtcagcagagttttatcttctgacagtcatggcctacgaccgctatgttgccatctgcaaacccctgcactatgggtccctcctgggcagcagagcttgtgtccacatggcagcagctgcctggggaacTGGTTTTCTCAGTGGTCTTCTTcacactgccaatacattttcactgccACTCTGCCAAGGCAATAGCCtcgaccagttcttctgtgaaatcccccagatcctcaaggtctcctgctcacaatcctaCCTCAGGGAATTTTGGCTTCTTGTGGTTGGTGCATGTTTAAtacttggttgttttgttttcattgtagtgtcctatgtgcagatcttcagagtCGTTCTGAGGATTCCCTcgcagcagggacggcacaaagccttttccacgtgccttccTCATCTGGTCGTTGTCTCCCTGTTCATCAGCACTGccacatttgcctacctgaagcccccctccctcttttccccatccctgcatcttGTTGTGTCCGTTCtctactcagtggtgcctccggcagtgaaccccctcatctacagcgtgaggaaccaggagctcaaggattcCCTGAGGAAACTCATCAACGGATCTTGCACCATCAACAGTAAtttgcctcctcttctctgcATAGATCCAAGAGTTTAG